In the genome of Zea mays subsp. mays mitochondrion, complete genome, the window TTTCTACGAGTGAACTCTTCATTCAATAAACAAAGCATGATTGGAGCAAGCTGCCTTGACCAATATACTGGACCATCTGAGAAGAAAGGGGTGATTCCTACTATGACACCAGATAATCCACCAGAGAATAGTCAATCCTAAACTAGATAAAGCCGAGTATGCGAGGAAGCCTAGGTAGCTGTTTGATCGGAGGAAGCACGGCGGAAGGAGGCGGCTAGAACATTCCCTCAAGGAAGAAGCCATATGTTGTCTTACCATGAGCTGTATCCATTGGTCAAAATGGAAATCATTGGTTATTAGTTCGGAAAAGAGTATCAGTCCCGGATAAATCCACTTAAGAAGCTGCTTCTTTTGCTGGGAGCAAGGAACGAACAAGAAAGGTCTTGAGCTGCCAAGAAGAATTCAAAGCGTAGGGTGCACTGCACCCTGGCGGCTACTCTGGTTAATCGCATTACGGTGATCGTTCTTTCCTTCTGGTCTCGTATCCATGCCCATGCTTTCTTCTTTGCGCACTGTTCGTTATGTCCTTAGCCTCCGCTTTGCAATCATTAAATGAACTAGTACACTCAATCGCTGGTTCGACATCTGCCTTCCCTTCTCTGGAGCAGTTATGTAGATAGGAGTGGTAGGAATCAGCGAGCATGTTGCCATTCGAGGTAGTCCAACCTTCCTATTAATTAGAATTCTGGGTAACCCTATCGTTGATTGACGGATCGGAGGGACTAAACTGTTCCCTTTCCTTGCGGTTATCTATTTCCTGTTCGTGCTGCGCCATCAGATTAATCGTATCGTGATCCTGGTATCGCTCGAGCATCTCTTTCTGATGAAACCTTTGCCCTTGCTTTCTCCACTACACCTGGTAACGCACAGTGCTTCTTTCTTCGATCTATCCAAGGGAGGCTTATTCCTTTAAGCAGAGTATCCAGTTCGGCATTCCCCTTTTCTTTCTGATCGTGGTCCTTCTCCTTTATCCGAATCCGAGTGACTTCCTATTCGAAAAGAAACAACTACTGTCACTCAAGAAAGCAGATCAAGAAAGCTGAGCCATAACTTCACCTCCAACCCAACCCTATGCTAAAGAAGGTGCAAGAAAAGCTTATGCTGGTGCAAGAACTTACCCTCTCTACGAAAGAGACCTTGCCACAGCCCACTTCCTCGGACGAGTTATATTCCTTTTTTGCTATTACCCCACTCTCTGCTTCTTCTATATCTGATGATACCTTAGCCGAGGACGAAAACGACTACGACGAAGAAAAACGAATGAAGGCCGATTTCCTTTTCCCGGTGGTGGGTACCTCGACTCCAATAACAAAAGAAGAACAGTCTCCCGTACTGCCAATCTACACTACACGAAGAAGGGAGGAAAGCCGTTGATTGATTGCAGCCTCGGTTCAAATCTCTTGTCTGTTCTCTAGTCTCTAGCAGCAAGGAATGATTGCCCCGGCCCACGCTTGGAATAATAGGGTTGCCTACTTGAATGCTGGACACACTTTTTCTGATCTGCTGGCAGCCGAATTGGAAACAAGGTCAGATATCAAGAGATCCAATCTTAGGCTGTATCAAACTTCCGACTTCATGAACTCCCCTTCCACCTATCAAGGTCCAAAGGACCGATATCAGCTCCCATCCCATCCCGACAAACAGAAATGATCTCATTCATTCACATCTGGTACCAATACCAATCAATGTGTCAGTTCACTCAATGCGAGTAGAATACGAAAGACAGAACAGGGACCTGGCCAATGGATAAGAAATGGGTAGATTCACACCGGCCTCAAAGAGTTGTCAGTCCCTTTCGAGTAAGCAGCCTAGCCGGCGATTGTGACAGAACTCGGCTAAGAGGTCAATGCTAAGAAGCAGTCAACTCAATTCAAGTCAAGGTGCCGGGATAGCCACTATTTATCCGGCCAGTGGAATAGCTTTCCACCGAGCCCCAAGCAAGTAAGTAATTCGCTTTCCTCCGTTCGTGTAAGCACTCATGCTTCCACTTCACTCCAGAAAGGAAGCTAAGCTCATTTCTGCCATAGAAACAAACTCATTTCGGGGAGAACCAGCTAGCTCTGGGTTCGAGTGGCATTTCACCCCTAACCACAACTCATCCGCTGATTCTTCAACATCAGTCGGTTCGGACCTCTGCTTAGTTTCATCCAAGCTTCATCCTGGTCATGGATAGATCACCCAGGTTCGGGTCCATAAGCAGTGACAATCGCCCTATGAAGACTCGCTTTCGCTACGGCTCCGGTGGGTTCCATTCCCTTAACCAAGCCACTGCCTATGAGTCGCCGGCTCATTCTTCAACAGGCACGCGGTCAGAGATCACTTTCCCCTCCGGGAGCTCAGCACGGTTTCACGTTCTATTTCACTACCCACTGGGGGTTCTTTTCACCTTTCCCTCACGGTACTACTTCGCTATCGGTCACCCAGGAGTATTTAGCCTTGCAAGGTGGTCCTTTCCTTGCTGATTCACACGGGATTCCACGTGCCCCATGCTACTCGGGTCAGAGCGTAAGCTAGTGATGCTTTCGGCTACTGGACTTTAGCCATCTAGGGTGCGGCACTCAACCGCTTCGCCTAGCAGCACAACGCTTGTATTGCTCTCCCACAACCCCG includes:
- the orf100-a1 gene encoding hypothetical protein, producing the protein MLKKVQEKLMLVQELTLSTKETLPQPTSSDELYSFFAITPLSASSISDDTLAEDENDYDEEKRMKADFLFPVVGTSTPITKEEQSPVLPIYTTRRREESR